In a single window of the Thermofilaceae archaeon genome:
- the rpl4p gene encoding 50S ribosomal protein L4, producing the protein MARLVNVFDLEGNIVGSIELPAVFDTPVRVDLIRRAVLALMTSKLQPKGTDPLAGLRTTAESWGVGHGVARVPRVKGSSRAARVPQAVKGRRAHPPRVEKKIREFINEKEKRLATVSALAATANLEFVRARGHRVDRVKQIPPVVVDDFQRLTRTSDLRKVLEALGLWDDVERAADGTRIRAGKGKMRGRRYKVPKSLLIIVAENDGIVWAARNLPGVEVATARLVNVAQLAPGGHPGRLTLYTLSSLKILAERFKGVTVWNPMAL; encoded by the coding sequence GTGGCTAGGTTAGTCAACGTTTTCGACTTGGAGGGCAACATCGTGGGAAGCATAGAGCTCCCAGCAGTTTTTGACACCCCTGTAAGAGTCGATCTCATCAGGAGAGCCGTGCTAGCACTAATGACATCAAAGCTGCAGCCGAAAGGCACTGACCCCTTAGCTGGCTTAAGGACTACAGCGGAGAGCTGGGGTGTTGGTCACGGCGTAGCTAGGGTTCCCAGGGTGAAGGGCAGTAGCAGAGCAGCTAGAGTCCCACAGGCTGTAAAAGGTAGGAGGGCTCATCCACCCAGGGTGGAAAAGAAGATTCGTGAGTTTATAAACGAGAAGGAAAAGAGGTTAGCGACCGTTTCAGCTCTCGCGGCCACGGCGAACTTAGAGTTCGTGCGGGCCAGGGGTCATCGCGTGGATCGTGTAAAGCAAATCCCCCCAGTCGTGGTCGATGATTTCCAACGTTTAACACGGACTAGCGATTTAAGAAAGGTGCTGGAAGCTCTAGGTCTATGGGACGATGTTGAAAGAGCGGCAGATGGGACAAGGATTAGGGCTGGAAAGGGTAAGATGAGGGGGAGGCGTTATAAAGTGCCTAAAAGCCTGTTGATTATTGTGGCTGAGAACGATGGTATAGTATGGGCTGCGCGGAACCTCCCTGGAGTAGAGGTCGCAACGGCCAGGCTAGTCAACGTAGCTCAGCTGGCTCCCGGTGGACACCCGGGGAGGTTAACTCTTTACACGCTTTCATCACTTAAAATTCTTGCTGAACGCTTCAAGGGTGTAACCGTATGGAACCCGATGGCGTTATAG
- a CDS encoding 50S ribosomal protein L23: protein MEPDGVIVRLHVTEKSLMLAERHNVMTFIVLRTASKPQIKKAVEKMYGVKVAKVNTLITPTGEKKAYVKLAEGYNAMDVLSRLGVL from the coding sequence ATGGAACCCGATGGCGTTATAGTTAGATTGCACGTGACAGAGAAATCTCTGATGCTAGCGGAGCGCCACAACGTAATGACCTTTATCGTCCTCAGGACCGCTTCGAAACCTCAGATAAAGAAGGCTGTTGAGAAAATGTACGGCGTGAAGGTGGCGAAGGTAAACACTCTCATTACTCCAACAGGCGAGAAAAAAGCATATGTAAAGCTCGCAGAGGGGTACAACGCAATGGATGTGCTCAGTAGGCTGGGTGTGCTCTAA
- a CDS encoding 50S ribosomal protein L2 produces MGKRLLVQRRGRGSSVFRNPGWKHEGPAEYRVYDPESISNTVITGVVTELLHDPGRGCPLARVKFEDGVEMLMVAPEGLSVGQKIYYGAKAPISLGNILPLASIPEGTLVCNVEIRPGDGGKLARSSGTYAVVLAHRDGKTLLQLPSGKVKEVSSQCRATIGIVAGGGRVEKPMLKAGKMYHLSKAKSFKYPRVRGKAMGAYAHPAGGGHHPKGLTPVPRTAPPGQKVGHIAPRRTGRKRGGTQSSK; encoded by the coding sequence ATGGGCAAGCGTTTGCTCGTTCAACGAAGGGGTCGTGGAAGTAGTGTGTTTAGGAATCCGGGTTGGAAGCATGAAGGGCCGGCTGAGTACAGGGTGTACGATCCGGAGTCTATCTCCAACACGGTCATAACTGGGGTAGTGACGGAGCTGCTTCACGATCCGGGGAGGGGGTGCCCCCTAGCCCGAGTGAAGTTCGAGGATGGTGTTGAAATGCTGATGGTAGCTCCCGAAGGGCTATCCGTGGGGCAAAAGATATACTATGGGGCGAAAGCCCCGATTAGCTTAGGTAACATCCTTCCGCTTGCTAGTATTCCGGAAGGGACCCTAGTTTGCAATGTTGAGATAAGGCCTGGTGATGGAGGTAAGCTTGCGCGCTCATCCGGCACTTATGCTGTAGTTCTGGCACACAGGGATGGAAAGACCCTCCTGCAACTACCATCAGGTAAGGTCAAAGAGGTTAGTTCTCAATGCAGAGCAACGATCGGCATCGTCGCCGGAGGCGGTAGAGTTGAGAAGCCCATGCTAAAGGCTGGGAAAATGTATCACTTGTCGAAAGCTAAATCATTCAAGTATCCGAGAGTCAGAGGTAAAGCGATGGGTGCGTACGCGCACCCCGCAGGCGGAGGCCATCACCCCAAGGGTCTCACGCCGGTTCCAAGAACAGCGCCACCTGGGCAGAAGGTGGGGCATATTGCTCCGAGGAGGACGGGGCGGAAGAGAGGTGGTACTCAATCCTCCAAGTAA
- a CDS encoding 30S ribosomal protein S19 — MSSSGGFLYRGYTLEQLAAMPLDRLAEVLPARQRRTLRRGLGKEHRKLLEKIRRVKQMMEEGKVKKQPVIKTHLRDMIVLPEMVGLTLHVYNGKEFVPVEIRPEMIGHYLGEFAPTCKKVEHGEPGLKATRSSMFLPLK, encoded by the coding sequence ATGAGCTCATCGGGAGGGTTCCTCTACAGGGGGTACACGCTCGAACAATTGGCCGCAATGCCTCTCGACAGACTGGCGGAAGTACTCCCAGCGAGGCAACGGAGAACGCTTCGCCGGGGCTTAGGGAAGGAGCATAGGAAACTGCTGGAGAAGATAAGGAGGGTTAAGCAGATGATGGAGGAAGGGAAGGTCAAGAAGCAACCAGTGATAAAGACCCATCTAAGGGACATGATAGTGCTCCCCGAGATGGTTGGCCTGACGCTGCACGTCTACAACGGGAAGGAGTTTGTACCGGTAGAGATCAGGCCGGAGATGATCGGGCACTATCTGGGGGAGTTTGCTCCAACGTGTAAAAAGGTTGAACATGGAGAACCCGGCCTTAAAGCAACACGGTCTTCGATGTTCCTACCCTTAAAGTAG
- a CDS encoding 50S ribosomal protein L11 — protein MSASTKTFQFLVEGGKATAGPPIGPALGPLGINVLEVVRRINELTKDFSGMRVPVTVRVDVEKKSFDVSVGTPTTAALIIKELKAEKGSGQPAREYIGNLSFESVVKIAMMKRSDIGAKTLKAAVKCVIGTCQSMGVKIEGKTPKEVLKELERGVYDEILRKFELGGGMR, from the coding sequence GTGTCTGCATCGACGAAGACATTCCAGTTCCTGGTTGAAGGTGGAAAGGCTACTGCAGGTCCACCGATAGGCCCAGCGCTCGGGCCTCTTGGAATCAACGTCTTAGAGGTTGTCAGGAGGATCAACGAGCTGACTAAAGACTTCAGTGGAATGAGAGTACCAGTTACAGTACGAGTCGATGTTGAGAAGAAGAGCTTTGATGTTTCAGTTGGAACTCCCACCACTGCCGCACTGATAATAAAGGAGTTGAAGGCGGAGAAGGGGTCCGGGCAACCGGCACGCGAATACATAGGTAACCTTTCCTTTGAATCGGTAGTGAAGATAGCGATGATGAAGAGGTCCGATATCGGTGCTAAAACTCTGAAAGCGGCCGTTAAGTGCGTAATAGGGACATGTCAGAGCATGGGGGTCAAGATCGAAGGTAAAACACCTAAGGAGGTGTTAAAGGAGCTCGAGAGAGGGGTATACGACGAGATACTGAGGAAATTCGAGCTTGGAGGTGGGATGCGGTGA
- a CDS encoding 50S ribosomal protein L1 — MSVKIDALVKSVEEAKSKAKPRRFVQSYEIIVKLRDVDVKQSENRFVELITLPHPPPNKLSTVAVIAEGDLMLRAKEAGADIVLSRADLEKIAASKKEAKKLAKKYDVFLAQADLMPLVGRLLGRYLGPRAKMPQPILPGTDLAAAIDRAKKSVRIKLRDQPQIACRIGSEIQSPKEVAENAAAVLTFLLSRFKPYNIEKVYLKLTMGPPVEVAVV; from the coding sequence GTGAGCGTGAAAATCGATGCGTTGGTAAAATCGGTTGAAGAAGCAAAATCTAAGGCAAAGCCGCGCAGGTTTGTGCAGAGCTACGAAATAATAGTGAAGCTTCGAGACGTCGATGTGAAGCAGAGCGAGAACAGGTTTGTCGAACTGATCACCCTCCCGCATCCACCGCCCAATAAGCTGTCCACGGTCGCGGTGATCGCGGAGGGGGATCTAATGCTCAGGGCCAAAGAAGCGGGCGCCGACATCGTACTCTCTAGAGCGGATCTTGAGAAGATTGCCGCGAGCAAAAAGGAGGCTAAGAAGCTCGCTAAAAAGTATGACGTATTCTTGGCGCAAGCTGACTTAATGCCGCTGGTAGGTAGACTCTTGGGACGCTACCTTGGTCCGCGAGCAAAGATGCCGCAGCCAATCCTACCCGGCACCGATCTAGCAGCTGCTATTGATCGAGCGAAGAAGTCGGTGCGAATTAAACTGAGAGATCAACCCCAAATCGCGTGTAGGATAGGTAGCGAGATTCAGAGCCCTAAGGAAGTAGCAGAAAATGCTGCTGCTGTGCTGACCTTTTTACTGAGCAGATTCAAACCTTATAACATCGAGAAGGTCTACTTGAAGTTAACTATGGGCCCCCCTGTTGAGGTGGCGGTAGTATGA
- the rplJ gene encoding 50S ribosomal protein L10 produces MRALTSLRVRASPPSKVAKLQNYSELLSKYNFYLVIDVTGIPASALHMLRRKLMERGAVLKVIKNKVFLKALQNLRRGTPDKLVTKLTGQNAVIFTNENPFSLALFLLKEYKMTRKAMPNDIATSDIVVPSGNTGIAPGPSMSLFGKLKIPIRVMEGTIWVVSDTIVARKGDIITPELAELLGKLNIKPIEITIPIKMISIDGRIVEPGEVSFEPEYYSKLLAEAQQEAINLAINAYLPLPEVIHVLISRAVAQADALAVAQALPLPGVIERSLSKAYLQASALYNLLKQQNPNFA; encoded by the coding sequence ATGAGAGCGCTAACCAGTTTAAGGGTAAGGGCTAGTCCGCCCAGTAAGGTTGCGAAGTTACAGAACTACTCTGAGCTCCTTTCAAAGTATAACTTCTACCTCGTAATAGATGTGACGGGAATCCCCGCATCAGCGCTGCACATGCTACGCCGCAAACTCATGGAGCGCGGGGCTGTCTTAAAGGTAATTAAGAACAAAGTTTTCCTGAAAGCTTTGCAGAATCTTAGAAGAGGAACACCCGATAAGCTAGTTACCAAATTAACTGGTCAGAACGCCGTGATTTTCACCAACGAAAACCCCTTCTCTCTCGCACTCTTCCTGCTTAAGGAGTATAAAATGACGCGTAAAGCCATGCCTAACGATATAGCCACAAGCGATATCGTCGTGCCCTCAGGAAATACGGGAATAGCACCAGGCCCTTCAATGAGCCTCTTTGGCAAGCTCAAGATTCCGATCAGAGTTATGGAAGGAACAATTTGGGTAGTCTCCGACACCATTGTCGCTAGGAAGGGTGATATCATCACCCCGGAGCTAGCTGAGCTACTAGGCAAACTCAACATCAAACCAATCGAGATAACCATCCCGATAAAAATGATCAGCATCGATGGGCGCATAGTCGAGCCCGGCGAGGTATCGTTTGAACCGGAGTACTACTCCAAATTGCTTGCTGAAGCTCAACAGGAGGCGATCAACCTAGCCATCAACGCCTACTTGCCTCTCCCAGAAGTCATCCACGTGTTGATTTCAAGGGCTGTTGCACAGGCTGACGCATTAGCGGTAGCGCAAGCGCTTCCGCTGCCAGGAGTGATCGAGCGCAGTTTATCCAAGGCTTATCTGCAGGCTTCAGCCCTTTACAACCTCCTTAAGCAGCAGAACCCCAATTTCGCGTAA
- the alaS gene encoding alanine--tRNA ligase: MGEEEFLHLPFFKENGFLLKKCKLCGKSFWTLNPEQDVCGDQPCTDYEFVGEGLVSLFNEPRNVREAFLTFFEKEGHARISRYPVVARWRDDVYLVGASIYDFQPWVTEGIVEPPANPLVISQPSIRLTDLENVGRSGRHLTGFEMMAHHAFNIGDKTVYWADETVRYAFRVLTEVFKIPPEQISFKFDWWSGGGNAGEDYEVLVKGLEVATLVFMHYRVVGEKFVPMPNRIVDTGYGLERLLWLLKGTPTVYDAVFPSIIDQLMREAGLKPLDPKIALAVARKSGKLDFKRPLEAQRQLEQIAESLEVSLEELKGAISPYHDLFALVDHTRTILWMIGDGVVPSNVGAGYLARLLIRRALRHLWKLRIEKPLAEIVARQIRHWSLDFPEYREIEDEIIDIVSYEEKRFLETLQQGKRTLARLARELKAKGRSELPANLLAELYESHGLPPEIVAEELSTHGLVVNVPVDFYLTLVSKHQEAKRLEERVGVELDKLIEGLKPTEKLYYIDPRMLQFDAIVLRSEGNRVILDRTAFYPEGGGQPHDLGILSWEDGMCHVVRVLDVRGIVIHECEGPVPPTGAKVKGLVNAERRFALMRNHTATHIVLGAARRVLGKHVWQAGAQKGIEQSRLDITHHKKITPEELKQIERLANLVVMENRPVRAFFEDRSKAEMKYGFTLYQGGVVPGARLRIVEIEGWDVEACGGVHCSSTGEVGFIKIIKAERIQDGVSRLIFKVGSAAVEYAQQLEESLSKIADILGTEQSRVVDSVSELLKERDALAKELKELKGRLLDAEAARIASQAEQIAGFNFVAILVEENDVKEFALRVAKNLKRAVVGVVNRKGSYAIKVSDELVGEGLDARKLNEELLRRVNGRGGGAPDLVSGKVEEPLAFCSALRDALLLKAQPH, translated from the coding sequence ATGGGAGAGGAAGAGTTCCTGCATCTGCCATTCTTCAAGGAGAACGGCTTTCTTCTGAAGAAGTGTAAGTTATGCGGGAAAAGTTTCTGGACACTAAATCCTGAGCAAGATGTCTGCGGGGATCAGCCGTGCACCGATTACGAGTTCGTCGGCGAAGGTCTTGTCTCATTGTTCAATGAGCCCAGAAACGTTAGAGAAGCTTTTCTAACCTTCTTCGAGAAGGAGGGGCACGCTCGGATTAGTCGATATCCTGTGGTAGCGAGATGGAGAGACGATGTGTACTTGGTCGGAGCTTCGATCTACGACTTTCAACCGTGGGTAACCGAGGGGATCGTAGAACCACCAGCTAATCCGCTCGTAATATCGCAACCCAGTATAAGGTTGACGGACCTTGAAAACGTCGGTAGAAGCGGTCGTCACTTGACAGGGTTCGAGATGATGGCCCATCACGCGTTTAACATAGGCGATAAAACTGTATACTGGGCCGACGAAACTGTCCGCTACGCGTTCAGGGTCTTGACCGAGGTATTCAAGATACCGCCCGAGCAAATATCGTTCAAGTTCGATTGGTGGAGCGGTGGGGGTAACGCCGGTGAAGACTACGAGGTGCTAGTCAAAGGGTTGGAAGTTGCAACACTAGTCTTCATGCACTACCGCGTTGTAGGAGAGAAGTTCGTACCCATGCCGAACAGGATCGTAGATACCGGCTACGGCCTGGAGCGCCTTCTCTGGCTCCTAAAGGGAACACCAACGGTTTACGACGCGGTATTCCCGAGCATCATAGATCAATTGATGAGGGAGGCGGGCCTTAAGCCCCTAGACCCGAAGATTGCTCTAGCGGTTGCTAGGAAGTCCGGTAAGTTGGACTTTAAAAGACCTTTAGAGGCTCAGCGTCAGTTAGAACAGATCGCAGAAAGCCTCGAGGTAAGCCTGGAGGAGCTCAAAGGCGCGATAAGCCCGTACCACGATCTCTTCGCCCTGGTTGATCACACCCGCACGATCCTCTGGATGATCGGTGACGGTGTAGTACCCTCAAACGTTGGCGCCGGCTACCTGGCAAGACTGCTGATACGTAGAGCGCTTCGGCATTTATGGAAATTAAGGATCGAAAAGCCTCTCGCCGAGATTGTAGCGCGACAGATTAGACACTGGAGTTTAGACTTTCCTGAATACCGCGAGATCGAAGATGAAATCATTGATATCGTGAGCTATGAGGAGAAAAGATTCTTAGAAACTCTTCAGCAAGGCAAACGAACGCTGGCCAGGCTTGCCAGGGAATTGAAAGCTAAGGGTCGCAGCGAACTTCCAGCGAATCTGCTCGCCGAGCTGTACGAGTCCCACGGCCTACCCCCGGAAATTGTTGCGGAGGAGCTCTCGACGCACGGCTTGGTGGTCAACGTGCCAGTCGACTTCTACCTCACGCTAGTATCGAAGCACCAGGAGGCGAAGCGGCTGGAGGAGCGAGTAGGAGTGGAGCTAGATAAATTGATCGAGGGGCTCAAGCCGACCGAGAAGCTCTATTACATTGATCCCCGAATGCTACAGTTCGACGCTATTGTGCTGCGATCTGAGGGTAATAGGGTCATTTTAGATCGAACGGCCTTCTACCCGGAGGGTGGGGGGCAGCCTCACGACCTTGGGATTTTAAGCTGGGAGGATGGCATGTGCCATGTCGTTAGAGTGCTTGACGTGAGAGGCATTGTGATTCACGAATGCGAGGGGCCAGTACCCCCGACCGGTGCTAAGGTGAAGGGCCTAGTCAACGCTGAGAGGAGGTTTGCGCTCATGCGCAACCATACTGCCACGCATATAGTCCTGGGTGCTGCTAGAAGGGTTCTCGGAAAACACGTCTGGCAGGCAGGCGCACAAAAAGGTATAGAGCAGAGCAGGTTGGATATAACCCACCACAAGAAGATTACACCGGAGGAATTGAAGCAGATCGAACGCCTAGCGAATCTAGTAGTTATGGAGAACAGGCCTGTGCGAGCGTTCTTCGAGGACCGCTCTAAGGCAGAGATGAAGTACGGCTTCACCCTCTACCAAGGTGGTGTGGTACCGGGCGCTAGGCTAAGGATCGTTGAGATCGAGGGTTGGGACGTAGAGGCCTGCGGAGGGGTTCATTGCTCGAGCACAGGGGAAGTCGGATTCATAAAGATCATTAAGGCGGAGAGGATCCAGGATGGGGTATCACGTCTCATCTTCAAAGTGGGTAGCGCAGCGGTTGAGTACGCTCAACAGCTCGAAGAAAGCTTAAGCAAGATCGCTGATATTCTGGGAACTGAGCAGAGCAGGGTTGTAGACTCGGTGAGTGAGCTTTTGAAGGAGCGCGACGCGCTGGCTAAAGAGCTCAAGGAGCTAAAGGGTAGGCTTCTAGACGCTGAAGCGGCAAGAATCGCGTCGCAGGCGGAGCAGATAGCGGGCTTCAATTTCGTTGCCATCCTAGTGGAAGAGAATGACGTAAAAGAGTTCGCGCTCCGAGTCGCCAAGAACCTAAAACGTGCCGTCGTGGGAGTTGTCAACAGGAAAGGCAGCTACGCTATAAAGGTCAGCGATGAGTTAGTGGGAGAAGGTTTAGACGCCAGAAAACTGAATGAGGAACTCCTCCGCAGGGTGAATGGGAGGGGAGGTGGAGCACCCGATCTGGTGTCAGGCAAGGTGGAGGAGCCGCTAGCGTTTTGCTCAGCTTTGAGAGATGCGCTACTACTCAAAGCCCAGCCCCATTAG
- a CDS encoding DUF434 domain-containing protein, with protein MRYYSKPSPIRIHLTRRLLEAGVDFLYLLERGYNRDAALNMVTARWNLSRLERLTLYRGVFDRSTSRERASKLLQNPSSLAIDGFNVLSTVQSALVGDSLILATDGFVRDLSATVRKVRVSPLLASALSIVLHYIARLGAHEVFIVFDAQVSRSGELSRLTQELMRNFNLKGSSITSSKADSFLISCSDEYVVATSDSLLLDRVARAIDLGGLISCHIAEENIINLKTLIEEGVKRVAESIAEGARTYDEKTGDES; from the coding sequence ATGCGCTACTACTCAAAGCCCAGCCCCATTAGAATTCACTTAACGAGAAGGCTTTTAGAAGCCGGTGTTGATTTCCTTTATCTCCTCGAAAGAGGGTACAACCGGGATGCTGCACTAAACATGGTAACCGCGCGGTGGAACTTAAGCAGGCTAGAGAGGCTCACTCTCTACCGCGGGGTTTTTGACAGAAGCACATCTCGCGAACGGGCTTCAAAGCTTCTTCAGAACCCCTCAAGCCTAGCCATCGACGGTTTCAACGTTCTCTCCACAGTTCAATCCGCGCTCGTAGGCGATAGCTTGATCCTAGCTACGGACGGTTTTGTCAGGGATCTCTCTGCCACCGTTAGAAAAGTGAGAGTGAGTCCTCTACTCGCATCCGCGCTCTCTATCGTGCTACACTACATCGCGAGGTTGGGAGCCCACGAAGTGTTCATCGTGTTCGACGCCCAAGTCAGCAGAAGTGGTGAACTATCTCGGTTAACTCAGGAACTAATGAGGAACTTTAATCTGAAGGGCTCGTCGATCACGAGCAGCAAAGCCGACAGTTTCCTCATCTCCTGTAGCGATGAATACGTAGTGGCTACCAGCGATTCCCTGCTGCTTGATCGCGTCGCTCGTGCAATCGATCTTGGGGGGCTGATCAGTTGCCACATAGCTGAGGAAAACATAATTAATCTGAAGACTCTCATCGAGGAGGGGGTGAAGAGAGTTGCGGAGAGTATCGCCGAGGGAGCTCGAACGTATGATGAGAAAACTGGGGATGAAAGTTAA
- a CDS encoding nascent polypeptide-associated complex protein encodes MKVNQLACERVIFVLTDKEIVIEDPTVTLIEVQGERMYQVAGREVEKPREEQVILEFSEEDVKLVAEQAGVSMDEARSALRETGGDLAQAIILLQARKGSTNV; translated from the coding sequence ATGAAAGTTAACCAGCTAGCTTGCGAGAGGGTCATCTTCGTCCTAACCGACAAGGAAATCGTAATCGAAGACCCTACGGTGACGCTTATCGAAGTGCAGGGTGAACGAATGTACCAGGTAGCGGGACGCGAGGTGGAAAAGCCTCGAGAGGAGCAAGTGATCCTGGAGTTCTCGGAAGAGGACGTGAAGCTGGTGGCAGAACAAGCGGGAGTCTCGATGGATGAGGCCAGGAGTGCCCTAAGGGAAACTGGCGGGGATCTGGCTCAAGCTATCATCCTCCTCCAAGCTAGGAAAGGGAGTACTAATGTTTAA
- a CDS encoding CDP-alcohol phosphatidyltransferase family protein: MLDALGVAKIPLKPNTITITALALSPIVPAMAYLGASPSLVAVVLLASASLDGLDGYIAKKKGMQSTFGAFLDSTADRVSDSLYTCALAAANIVDYPYALALLTAEFVVSYTRARAESLGVNLAGVGLMERGERTIFKAIILFSASFHVGVARTLTFLLLALTAATALQRVVAVKKALEGR, encoded by the coding sequence TTGCTAGATGCATTGGGGGTTGCGAAGATCCCCCTGAAGCCGAACACGATAACGATAACCGCGCTAGCCCTCTCTCCTATTGTTCCTGCCATGGCATACTTAGGAGCCTCCCCCTCCCTCGTTGCTGTAGTGCTGCTTGCCTCAGCGTCTCTAGACGGGCTCGACGGGTACATAGCCAAGAAGAAGGGGATGCAAAGCACGTTCGGCGCATTCCTTGACTCAACTGCGGATCGGGTGAGCGACTCCCTCTATACGTGCGCGCTCGCGGCGGCGAATATAGTGGATTATCCCTACGCGCTCGCGCTCTTGACGGCGGAGTTCGTTGTGAGCTACACGAGAGCAAGGGCTGAAAGCCTAGGTGTGAACCTGGCTGGGGTGGGATTAATGGAAAGAGGGGAAAGGACGATCTTTAAAGCCATCATACTCTTCTCTGCATCCTTCCACGTTGGTGTGGCGAGAACATTGACCTTCCTCTTGCTCGCTCTTACGGCTGCAACAGCGCTACAGCGCGTAGTGGCAGTAAAAAAGGCGCTTGAAGGCAGGTAG
- the rtcA gene encoding RNA 3'-terminal phosphate cyclase, with amino-acid sequence MIVIDGSYGEGGGQLLRYSVALASLMGIDVRVVNIRAKRSPPGLRPQHLAAVRTIAQLVGANVEGLFIGSMEIVVKPRGRPRGGKLEVDIGTAGSISLLLQAALPVLAAATDMVALRVRGGTDVSWSPPINYFEHVLIPLLRKFGLRVELKVVRRGFYPQGGGIVEVNVFPSYPLKPVEIERAGELKEIRGISYAANLPRHVAERQAASARDALRLAGFGDYLGEIVIDVETPAIGPGSGIVLWAEYENGVVGADALGEKGKRAEVVGREAAEKLISVLRSGAPIDAHALDNIVIYMALAEGRSTVVSNELSSHAETAIWLCEQLTRTKFTVSHEKVGVRVAAEGVGYRALT; translated from the coding sequence ATGATAGTCATTGATGGTTCATACGGCGAAGGTGGAGGCCAGTTGCTGCGTTACAGCGTGGCTCTCGCGTCGCTCATGGGTATAGACGTGAGAGTCGTGAACATCCGTGCGAAGAGATCTCCTCCCGGCTTAAGACCCCAGCACCTGGCGGCGGTTAGAACGATCGCGCAGCTCGTGGGTGCGAACGTTGAAGGATTGTTCATCGGGTCGATGGAGATAGTCGTAAAGCCTAGAGGAAGGCCAAGAGGAGGCAAGCTTGAAGTGGATATCGGCACTGCGGGTAGTATTTCGCTACTACTTCAAGCCGCGCTTCCCGTGCTAGCGGCCGCAACCGATATGGTGGCCTTACGCGTGAGAGGGGGGACGGACGTTAGCTGGTCCCCTCCGATCAACTATTTCGAGCATGTCCTCATACCCCTATTGAGAAAGTTCGGCTTAAGGGTTGAATTGAAGGTGGTACGCAGAGGTTTTTACCCGCAAGGGGGAGGGATTGTGGAGGTTAATGTATTTCCCTCTTACCCGCTAAAGCCAGTTGAGATCGAGAGGGCGGGAGAACTGAAGGAAATTAGGGGCATCTCGTACGCCGCTAACCTGCCGCGGCACGTTGCCGAAAGGCAGGCAGCCTCGGCTCGAGATGCGCTAAGGCTCGCTGGCTTCGGGGATTACCTTGGCGAGATCGTTATTGACGTGGAAACTCCTGCGATCGGTCCAGGCAGCGGGATAGTCCTTTGGGCGGAGTACGAGAACGGTGTTGTGGGGGCAGACGCGCTGGGGGAGAAAGGGAAGAGGGCGGAAGTTGTGGGGCGCGAAGCGGCTGAGAAGCTCATCAGCGTTCTGCGCAGTGGGGCTCCCATTGACGCTCATGCTTTGGATAACATTGTAATCTATATGGCACTAGCAGAAGGTCGATCAACAGTGGTATCAAACGAGCTCAGTAGTCATGCTGAAACGGCTATATGGCTTTGCGAACAGCTCACCCGTACTAAATTCACCGTTTCGCACGAGAAGGTGGGCGTGAGAGTTGCAGCGGAAGGCGTCGGTTACCGTGCGTTAACTTGA